CAACACCGCAGCTTCGGAGCCCGAAATGAAGTGCGTACGATCCGTCAAACAACAGGACAAAAAAAACGGCGGTCGCACCCGACTGGCGACCTGCTTGCCGTTCTGACCGTAACATTCAATGCTAAATGAGAAATTTACTCTGGCACTCTACGAACTAGAGGTATCAAAGCCGACGATGTATGTCGACATTGAGAGTTTGAAGTCGCATACATACAGTTGAAAGGACGCTTAGCAGTCATTGCTTGAAAAAGTCGCGACAACAATTGCGTCGGCCCGGCAATAATGTAGATGCCTGCATAGGTTGACTACCTCAGGACCGTGTTTTGCGGGCTTGGAACGAACACACGTAGTGGCCAAATCCAGTTCGACTAATGATTCACTCTTGTGACGACGGTTGGTGCCGACGGGGCCTTACGCTAAGATCAGCGACGTTGCTGAGCCACGCATCAATTCCAATCACCGGGGAGATACCATGAGTTTTCGCCTGCCGACACTGCTGCTTGCAATCGTCCTCTCTGCTTGTACGACGAGCGGGGAACTGGTCGACTACCGTGAAACGGATATTGCTACGCTGCAAGCACGGATGGAAAGCGGTGAGCTGAGCGCTGTGTCGCTGACCCAGTTCTATCTCGATCGCATTGAAGCAATCGATCGCAACGGTCCTGCGTTGAACTCAATCATCGAGATCAACCCGGATGCACTGGCAATCGCCCGCAGCCTGGACGTAGAGCGCGAACAAATCGGTTCGCGCGGCCCGATGCACGGCATTCCCGTTGTACTGAAAGCCAATATTGATACCGCCGATCGCATGGAAACGACGGCAGGCTCGCTGGCGCTCAAGGGTCATCGGCCGCCGCAGGATGCGTTCATCGTGCAACAACTTCGCGCTGCCGGTGCAGTGATTCTCGGCAAAGCCAACCTTAGCGAGTGGGCCAATTTTCGCTCCACGCATTCATCGAGTGGCTGGAGCAGCATCGGCGGCCAAACGAACAATGCTTACGATCCGGCGCGAAACCCTTGCGGTTCATCAAGTGGTTCAGCCGTTGCCGTTGCTGCAAGTCTGACCAGCGTCGCCATTGGAACCGAAACCAATGGTTCCATTGTCTGCCCCGCGAGCGTGAATGGGCTGGTCGGAATCAAGCCGACACTGGGACTCGTCAGTCGCAGCGGCATCATCCCGATTGCACACAGTCAGGACACGGCCGGGCCGATGGCGCGCACCGTTAAGGATGCAGCCATTCTGCTAACGGCAATAACAGGTCGCGATGCCGCCGATCCTTTAGCGAATCATTTTCCAGCGGCGGTTCCCGATTTCGCACTGAATCTGTCGACGGATGCTTTGCGCGGTGCTCGCATTGGTGTTTGGCGCGGCTACAGCGGTGTGGACAACGACCCGCGGGTTGAGGTGATACTCGCGAACACCATCGCGACACTCAAATCGCTCGGCGCAGAAATTGTCGATCCTCTAGAGATCGACACGGACGGCATGGGGGAAGCCGCACGGCAAGTGCTGTATTACGAATTCAAAGAGGATCTCAAGCAGTATCTGATTGCGAGCAATGCGCCGTTGCGGAGTCTCTCGGAAGTCATCGCGTTCAACGAAGCCAACCGGGATTTGGCGATGCCGCTGTTTGGCCAGGAGCGCATGCTGGAGGCGGAAACCAAGGGCCCGCTCACTGATCCGGAATACCTGCAGGCATTGGCGGACAGCAAACGCATCTCACAGAACGCGATCAATGACGCGCTCAGGACCCACCGGCTCGACGCGTTGATCGCACCATCCCGCAGCCCGGCGTGGATGACGGACCATGTCAACGGTGATCAGTCGTCCGGCGTATCGAGTTCGTCACTCGCGGCCATTTCCGGCTACGCTAGCGTAACGTTGCCCGCCGGCGACATATTCGGCATGCCAGTCGGCGTGTCGTTTATCGGTGGTGAATTCAGTGACGCAGCGCTGATCCGCTATGCCTATGCTCTTGAACAGGCGGGGTACCAGCGTCAGCCACCAGAGATCAGTCAGTAGCCGGGATAAAGAACACGCACGATTCCACTCAGTATGGTCTGCCATAGGTCGGCAGCAACGCCGTGGCCTGTCGTGCGTGTCCTTTTTGATCCGCTATTTTGCCAGCGGGTTCGGTCTTACCTGGAAGTGTACGACGATAGGCTTCGAGCCCTTGCCACCCTCCTTTAACCACGGTGTGCGATCGCCTTCCGGTACCCACAGACCGCGGCCTTTCCAGCCAGCGTCCGGGTCGTCAATGCGGCCTTCAAAGCCCTTGGTGTAGAAGCCCATCGGGTAGGGCACACGTAGCGTGACAAACTCGTCATCAACGAGCGCGTGCACACCATCGAACAGGTTGCCGGTAGCGATCGGCACGTCCTCGCCGAGACCCAGAGAATTGTGCTGATCAACCCACGTGTAATAACTGGACTCGACACTGAACTGCGGTAGTTCGGCAAAGCCAGGTCCTGGCAGGTCGTGCAAGGTCCAGCCTTCCGGGCAATGGTTGCCGGTGGCGTCCGGCCCGTTGAGCGGGCCTTTGCACTTGCGACGGTCGAATTCCCCGAGGTGCCCGCTGCCGAGCGAGCTCCAGACCACGCTCTGCTTATCGATATCCGCGCCGCGTACGCCGAAGCCCGGCAATGGCGGGTAGTACATTTCGGCGAGTGCCGTTTGCGGTGGATTGTCACCGGGCACCAGGCGAGTGATAGACCCAGGGTAGCAAAACGCGTTGGAGCCCCAGACAGCATCGCCATTCGGTTCCGGCATGACCGCGTAAAAGCCGTTCGGCACGCGCGTGTCGAGCTTCGCGTCCTGCGGTGCGCCGGGTTCAGTCCACGCATCCTGTTTGCCGTTGCCGTTGGTATCGAGGATCAGCGGTGCCCAGCCTTGTGCCGCAGCAGCGTCGCCGGTTTCAAAAAAAGTGGTGGTATCGAGCCAGCCGACAACATCGC
The DNA window shown above is from Woeseia oceani and carries:
- a CDS encoding amidase is translated as MSFRLPTLLLAIVLSACTTSGELVDYRETDIATLQARMESGELSAVSLTQFYLDRIEAIDRNGPALNSIIEINPDALAIARSLDVEREQIGSRGPMHGIPVVLKANIDTADRMETTAGSLALKGHRPPQDAFIVQQLRAAGAVILGKANLSEWANFRSTHSSSGWSSIGGQTNNAYDPARNPCGSSSGSAVAVAASLTSVAIGTETNGSIVCPASVNGLVGIKPTLGLVSRSGIIPIAHSQDTAGPMARTVKDAAILLTAITGRDAADPLANHFPAAVPDFALNLSTDALRGARIGVWRGYSGVDNDPRVEVILANTIATLKSLGAEIVDPLEIDTDGMGEAARQVLYYEFKEDLKQYLIASNAPLRSLSEVIAFNEANRDLAMPLFGQERMLEAETKGPLTDPEYLQALADSKRISQNAINDALRTHRLDALIAPSRSPAWMTDHVNGDQSSGVSSSSLAAISGYASVTLPAGDIFGMPVGVSFIGGEFSDAALIRYAYALEQAGYQRQPPEISQ